One Salvia splendens isolate huo1 chromosome 12, SspV2, whole genome shotgun sequence genomic window carries:
- the LOC121759634 gene encoding uncharacterized protein C6C3.02c-like — translation MTRRSSGGRSSRPAPRPAARSPPPQKVSSAPPPAPVQGGSGGSMLGSLGSTIAQGMAFGTGSAMAHRAVDAVIGPRTIQHETVASEAAAAPAPSMGGSDACGVHNKAFQDCLNSYGSDITKCQFYMDMLVECRRNSGSSMSA, via the exons ATGACTCGCCGTAGCTCTGGTG GAAGATCTTCCCGCCCAGCCCCTCGCCCAGCTGCACGTAGCCCGCCTCCTCAGAAAG TGAGCAGCGCTCCTCCTCCAGCTCCAGTCCAAGGTGGCTCCGGTGGATCCATGCTCGGAAGCCTTGGTTCAACCATTGCTCAAG GGATGGCATTCGGTACTGGAAGCGCAATGGCACATAGGGCAGTTGATGCCGTTATAGGCCCACGAACAATTCAGCATGAAACCGTTGCATCCGAAGCTGCAGCAGCCCCAGCACCCAGCATGGGTGGATCTGATGCATGTGGCGTGCACAACAAGGCTTTCCAGGAT TGCCTGAACAGCTATGGAAGTGACATCACCAAGTGCCAGTTCTACATGGACATGCTTGTTGAGTGCCGCAGAAACTCTGGCTCTTCGATGAGCGCCTAA
- the LOC121759378 gene encoding GATA transcription factor 24-like codes for MYGTPHPSAMNDAANDHPPTPHLDADNDPDDIDNDPENTNHHPSSEIRYDAAHSPHALAALDTALYAPDLTSDPPADQLTLSFQGEVYVFDSVSPEKVQAVLLLLGGYEVPTGIPTPRMTPQNHRNVGDYPARSSQPQRAASLNRFREKRKERCFEKKIRYTVRKEVALRMQRKKGQFTSSKSVLDEPGSCSADWNGNTGPEEPETSCTHCGISSKATPMMRRGPDGPRTFCNACGLKWASKGVLRDLTKVPIIMQQHPIKLDGETNGENPGITPSNMITSSCGDN; via the exons ATGTACGGAACGCCACACCCTTCCGCCATGAATGACGCCGCCAACGACCACCCCCCCACACCTCACCTCGACGCCGACAACGACCCCGACGACATCGACAACGACCCCGAAAACACCAACCACCACCCTTCTTCTGAGATCAGGTACGACGCCGCCCACTCGCCGCACGCCCTCGCCGCCCTCGACACCGCTCTCTATGCCCCCGATTTGACGTCGGATCCCCCCGCCGACCAGCTCACCCTTTCCTTCCAGGGGGAAGTTTATGTCTTCGACTCTGTTTCCCCTGAAAAG GTTCAGGCAGTTTTGTTATTGTTGGGTGGGTATGAAGTGCCGACTGGTATTCCTACTCCGAGGATGACACCTCAGAACCATAGG AACGTGGGTGATTATCCGGCAAGGTCAAGTCAGCCTCAAAGGGCTGCCTCTTTGAACCGGTTTAGAGAGAAGAGGAAAGAACGGTGTTTTGAAAAGAAGATTCGTTATACAGTTCGCAAAGAAGTTGCCCTCAG GATGCAGCGTAAGAAAGGTCAGTTCACATCATCAAAATCAGTGCTTGACGAACCGGGATCATGTTCTGCTGATTGGAATGGGAATACTGGCCCGGAAGAGCCGGAAACCTC ATGTACACATTGTGGGATCAGCTCAAAAGCCACTCCTATGATGCGACGTGGACCAGACGGGCCAAGAACTTTTTGTAACGCTTGTGGTCTCAAGTGGGCCAGCAag GGAGTTTTGAGGGACCTGACAAAAGTTCCCATAATAATGCAGCAGCATCCTATTAAG CTCGATGGGGAAACAAATGGCGAGAACCCCGGCATAACCCCTTCCAATATGATCACATCTTCCTGTGGCGACAACTAA
- the LOC121758779 gene encoding costars family protein WS02710_H03-like, with protein MNVDEEVERLKEEIKRLGKPQSDGSYTVTFGVLFNDDRCANIFEALVGTLRAAKKRKIVTYDGELLLQGVHDNVEIKLKAEAVPSDAAEST; from the exons ATGAACGTAGACGAAGAGGTGGAGCGTCTCAAAGAGGAGATCAAGCGTCTCGGCAAACCTCAATCCGACGGCTCCTACACG GTTACATTTGGTGTGCTATTTAATGATGATAGGTGCGCTAACATCTTTGAAGCTCTAGTTGGAACGCTGCGTGCAGCAAAGAAGCGAAAAATTGTCACATACGACGGGGAGCTGCTGTTGCAGGGAGTCCATGACAACGTCGAGATCAAGCTGAAAGCAGAAGCAGTACCAAGTGATGCAGCTGAAAGTACCTAA
- the LOC121758778 gene encoding KH domain-containing protein HEN4-like yields MERESSSKSPRFSPSAIPQTKSINVERERERERECVCTKSEVVSTSILSEKQGRKSSPISTTTMHGPNSNSNSNSYAAATRPNSKPPQPPLLIPPGHVAFRLLCHSSRIGGLIGKSGHIIKHLQLLTSSRIRVEDPPPSSDNRVISVVASPAVVKRIKLSAEEESNESAEIEGGGGEEVWFDVSAGQEGVVRVFERVVQVAAEGEAVISGVVSCRLLVSKFHGGAVIGKGGKVVEKIRKDTGCKIKVLAVEKNYSNLPSMDEIVEIEGLGLAVKKALVAVTSRIQECPPSEETRSYPTRLESEPLPIQTVDLPQQQSPILQPTPSNYINHSWGGGTSLVPEKVSYMSPTIPQLEVIFKILCPNEHVGSIIGKGGCIVKAIQHETGASISIGSPVENCDERLITITAMESVESKYSPAQKATIVVFTRSTETGLLKGFRSDPKESPVSARVLLASNQVGCLLGKGGAIISEMRKMTSTSLRIIGGDQVPNCASENEEVLQITGEFANVQDALYKVTGRLRDNMFSNRMLNGNRNRNYSRTDNDAYGIVRNRPAYGSHQSLADSDKTNEHKSLTQSMDHLAISNNNDRLLTPSSFTSMALSGVNQGNIMANGRSLATVKSGEEIGSGTRPTIAANTMTVEVVVPEAAVGSISGENNIDFARLRQISRATVILQEARPGTTDRTVVISGTTDETQAAQSLLQAFILSGS; encoded by the exons ATGGAGAGAGAGAGCAGCTCAAAATCCCCTAGATTTTCACCGTCTGCAATTCCTCAAACCAAATCAAtcaatgtagagagagagagagagagagagagagagtgtgtgtgtaCTAAATCCGAAGTAGTTTCAACTTCAATACTGAGTGAAAAGCAAGGCAGAAAAAGTAGCCCTATCTCCACCACCACTATGCACGGccccaattccaattccaactCCAACTCCTACGCCGCCGCCACCCGCCCTAATTCCAAGCCTCCTCAGCCGCCGCTCCTAATCCCCCCCGGCCACGTCGCCTTCCGCCTCCTCTGCCACTCCTCCCGCATCGGCGGCCTCATCGGCAAATCCGGCCACATCATCAAGCACCTCCAGCTCCTCACCAGCTCCCGCATCCGCGTCGAGGATCCTCCCCCTTCCTCCGACAACCGCGTCATCAGCGTCGTCGCCTCCCCCGCCGTCGTCAAGCGAATCAAGCTCTCCGCCGAGGAGGAGAGCAATGAGAGCGCCGAAATTGAAGGCGGCGGAGGGGAGGAGGTGTGGTTTGACGTCTCGGCGGGGCAGGAGGGGGTGGTGAGGGTGTTTGAGAGGGTGGTGCAGGTGGCGGCGGAGGGGGAGGCGGTGATTTCCGGGGTGGTTTCGTGTAGGCTGCTGGTGAGTAAGTTTCATGGGGGAGCGGTGATTGGGAAAggggggaaggtggtggagAAGATTAGGAAGGATACTGGTTGTAAGATTAAAGTGTTGGCGGTGGAGAAGAATTATTCGAATTTACCATCCATGGATGAAATCGTTGAG ATTGAAGGTCTTGGCTTGGCTGTCAAAAAAGCACTTGTTGCTGTCACTAGTCGCATTCAAGAGTGTCCACCTTCCGAGGAAACAAGATCATATCCTACTAGGCTTGAATCAGAACCCTTGCCAATTCAAACTGTTGATCTGCCCCAGCAGCAGAGCCCAATACTGCAACCTACACCTTCGAACTATATAAATCATTCCTGGGGAGGAGGTACATCATTAGTACCTGAGAAGGTCTCCTATATGAGCCCTACAATACCACAACTAGAAGTGATTTTTAAGATACTCTGCCCCAATGAACACGTTGGCAGCATTATTGGCAAGGGAGGGTGTATCGTCAAGGCTATTCAACATGAAACTGGTGCTTCTATAAGTATTGGGTCACCTGTAGAAAACTGTGATGAACGATTGATAACCATTACGGCAATGGAG AGTGTAGAATCTAAATACTCACCTGCACAGAAAGCAACTATTGTTGTGTTTACTAGATCTACAGAGACTGGTCTTTTGAAGGGATTCCGTTCAGATCCAAAAGAATCACCTGTATCAGCTCGAGTTCTGTTGGCATCAAACCAAGTTGGTTGCCTACTGGGAAAAGGAGGCGCGATCATTTCAGAGATGAGAAAGATGACTAGTACTAGCCTAAGGATCATTGGGGGTGACCAAGTTCCAAATTGTGCCTCTGAAAATGAAGAAGTTTTACAG ATTACAGGAGAGTTTGCTAATGTGCAAGATGCTCTGTATAAGGTGACTGGTAGATTGCGAGATAATATGTTCTCCAACAGAATGTTGAATGGTAACAGGAATCGTAATTATTCAAGGACTGACAATGATGCATATGGCATTGTAAGAAACCGTCCTGCGTATGGATCACATCAATCTTTAGCTGACTCAGACAAAACCAACGAGCACAAATCCTTAACTCAGAGCATGGATCATCTTGCAATTTCCAATAATAACGATCGATTGTTGACACCAAGTTCATTCACATCAATG GCTCTCTCTGGAGTAAACCAGGGAAATATTATGGCTAATGGCAGAAGTTTAGCTACTGTTAAAAGTGGTGAAGAAATCGGCAG TGGAACTAGACCCACAATCGCAGCAAATACTATGACAGTAGAGGTCGTTGTTCCTGAGGCTGCGGTTGGCTCCATATCCGGGGAGAACAATATTGATTTTGCTAGGTTGCGCCAG ATATCCCGAGCCACGGTCATACTGCAAGAAGCTCGCCCTGGAACGACAGATAGAACAGTTGTTATATCCGGGACAACAGATGAAACGCAGGCGGCCCAAAGCCTACTCCAAGCATTCATACTGTCTGGATCATAG
- the LOC121758301 gene encoding protein EXECUTER 1, chloroplastic-like codes for MASICPPTFPSPHTDPIHRELNFFHSRFNSSMLRKKLQSGVSLSRVPESPFCCRCNDRGSGGWDGSDSGAEDAWWWDFGIQETIRNAIKRFDDYLSSLRDQRADGTLIVAEKWGDGEEEWDWERWRKHFVEVDEQERIVSILKSQLATAIQREDYGEAARIKVVIAAAARSDTVGRVMSYLKKSVEAERYGDAALIRDHAGAGLVGWWAGTSDDTNDPYGRIIHISAEYGRYIARSYSPRQLATASVGAPVFEVYLRDNKEGDYKQQAVYLKRKGTTEDVYVPSFKSSGGSRSLDSLDARDNKSKLFERSSEDTEDGEDRDDDIGFDNILQDMIPGVKVKVVKVTAPEKVDRDIISKVIEQIIDEEDEEKDYDIENVDVDTEIQSENEDEHSDTDIKNENDDEHSDTDLDSGSDIADEDDQHQIALQVVVGDGFLQKLSRGAHAKDLLRVPARLEKKGRMTFTFTVEEDVNELQPGGDGQSAKNKRSKLPGQRSIDNLMLDFVKSIGKGKIPMKVLRDVGELINLTLNQARNSQPLSGSTTFSRIDASSSSDPLNGLYIGAHGLYTSEVIHMRRRFGQWNEDGSTKKPSKIEFYEYVEAVKLTGDAYVPAGQVAFRAKVGKKYQLPHKGIIPEEFGVIARYRGQGRLAESGFQNPRWVDGELVILDGKYIKGGPVVGFVYWAPEYHFLVFFNRLRLMD; via the exons ATGGCGTCGATATGCCCGCCGACGTTCCCGTCGCCGCACACGGATCCTATTCATCGGGAGCTGAACTTTTTTCATTCGAGATTCAACTCGTCCATGCTCAGGAAAAAATTGCAATCGGGAGTTTCTCTGTCTAGGGTTCCTGAATCCCCTTTCTGCTGCCGTTGCAACGATAGGGGAAGTGGCGGCTGGGATGGCTCCGATTCAGGTGCTGAGGACGCGTGGTGGTGGGACTTTGGTATTCAGGAGACTATTAGAAATGCGATTAAGCGTTTTGATGATTACTTGAGCTCGTTGAGGGATCAAAGGGCGGATGGGACGCTGATTGTGGCGGAGAAGTGGGGGGATGGAGAGGAGGAGTGGGATTGGGAGAGGTGGAGGAAACATTTCGTCGAGGTTGATGAGCAGGAGCGCATTGTGTCGATTTTGAAG TCTCAGTTAGCTACTGCAATTCAAAGGGAGGATTATGGAGAGGCTGCTAGGATAAAGGTGGTAATTGCAGCTGCTGCTAGGAGCGACACTGTTGGCAGGGTGATGTCCTATCTAAAG AAATCTGTGGAGGCAGAGCGATATGGAGATGCAGCTCTTATACGTGATCATGCAGGGGCTGGTTTG GTTGGATGGTGGGCTGGAACTTCAGATGATACTAATGATCCTTATGGTCGCATTATACATATAAGCGCTGAGTATGGAAGATACATTGCTAGAAGTTATAGTCCTAG GCAGTTGGCAACAGCTTCGGTCGGTGCTCCCGTGTTTGAAGTGTACCTAAGAGACAATAAAGAAGGTGATTATAAGCAGCAG GCCGTTTACTTAAAGCGCAAAGGAACTACGGAAGATGTTTATGTTCCATCCTTCAAGTCATCAGGGGGTTCCAGAAGCCTGGACTCTCTTGATGCAAGAGATAACAAAAGCAAGCTATTCGAAAGAAGTTCTGAAGATACAGAAGACGGTGAGGATAGGGATGACgatattggttttgataatatCCTGCAAGACATGATTCCTGGTGTGAAAGTCAAGGTTGTGAAAGTAACAGCACCCGAGAAGGTCGACAGGGATATAATATCTAAGGTGATTGAACAAATAATAGATGAAGAGGATGAAGAAAAGGACTATGACATAGAAAATGTAGATGTTGACACTGAGATTCAAAGTGAAAATGAGGACGAGCACAGTGACACtgatattaaaaatgaaaatgatgaCGAGCACAGTGACACTGATCTGGATTCTGGTAGTGATATAGCTGACGAAGATGACCAACATCAAATCGCACTTCAGGTCGTTGTTGGTGATGGTTTTCTCCAGAAATTGTCTCGTGGTGCCCATGCTAAAGACTTGCTTCGTGTTCCAGCAAGGCTAGAGAAAAAGGGTCGGATGACATTTACATTTACAGTGGAGGAAGATGTTAATGAGCTCCAACCTGGTGGAGATGGACAGTCTGCAAAAAACAAAAGATCTAAACTGCCAGGCCAGCGTAGCATCGACAATCTTATGCTTGATTTCGTTAAATCCATTGGCAAAGGGAAGATTCCCATGAAG GTTCTTCGAGATGTAGGTGAACTAATAAACCTTACACTCAATCAAGCTCGAAACAGTCAGCCACTCTCTGGGTCCACCACATTTAGTCGCATTGATGCTTCTTCGTCTTCAGATCCACTAAATG GGTTATACATTGGTGCGCATGGGCTCTACACTTCAGAAGTTATTCATATGAGGCGGAGATTTGGCCAGTGGAATGAGGATGGGAGCACAAAGAAACCTTcgaaaattgaattttatgagTATGTTGAAGCTGTTAAATTAACTGGAGATGCTTATGTTCCAGCTGGCCAG GTTGCGTTTCGTGCAAAAGTAGGGAAAAAGTATCAGCTTCCACATAAAGGGATTATCCCTGAAGAATTTGGGGTG ATTGCTCGATATAGAGGTCAAGGAAGGTTAGCCGAGTCTGGATTTCAGAATCCTCGATGGGTTGATGGTGAACTTGTTATATTGGATGGAAAG TATATCAAAGGAGGCCCTGTTGTTGGTTTTGTTTACTGGGCTCCTGAATACCACTTCTTGGTATTCTTCAATCGACTCAGGCTGATGGATTGA